In Festucalex cinctus isolate MCC-2025b chromosome 9, RoL_Fcin_1.0, whole genome shotgun sequence, the DNA window TTTTCTCTTTGTCGTCTCCTCTTCCCCGCTCTTGTCCTTATTGCAAACACGTGTCACATGGAACACTGCGACAGATGGCACTCTATTGACCTCGAGGGCGTAGCTAATTCAGTAGAGGAAGTATGTTAAAAATCTTCATGAAAAACGACATGATGGAGAAAGCATATGACAGGAAAGCGCATACTGTTTCGTTAATTAACCTATCCTTGATAATAATCCTTCATACATTTGACTGTTTCGAGAGGCACCATTTTGACCAAGGAAGTAAGCACAGAGTGCAGCAACTACTCATCAGTAGACAACAGGAAGTCAGGGGGCAGACAAATGACCCTGCGAATTCCTGTTCTGAACCCaagtgtttttcttccattCCTTTGAgtattttctttccttcctctCCTTCACATCTTTCTTTGCTGTCCTCTTCCTCTCCTTTCCTTTCCAAACCCTAAGTCAACATTAAAGAAACTTTTTGTTAATCTGCGGTCTCTTTCTCACCATCTGCTAGAAGCACTTATAGTtcatattcattttaaaatgttggaACCATCTAGTGTTACCCCACGAAGCATCAAAACGGATCAaactgactaaaaaaaatagctactATAGCTACTCGCTAAACAAAATCATTAGCCTAATAGCAAAACTGCAAAgccatttgacattttatttttactgattttgtggcaataagaaaaaaaaataaaattgtgaggCAGTTGTTATGCTAACTGGTTGCTATGCTAAATATCTGATCTGAAAAGATACCACTTATTTTAGGCAGGCTATTTGCCCAAGATACTGTCAGTGAAAATTAGCTTAACTTAGCTAACCTGGCACATTTACATTGTAAAATGATGATTAACGCACATTGTCCTTTTTCAAATGAATACATTCAGTTTGATTCCGTATGTGGTTGAAGTTTACAGCGGCAGATGATACGAAAATTGTGGAGCATCTTATAAGCCATGAGTAATTGACTCCCACCAAAAAATAGACAATAATTGCTCCAAATAAAAGCTATAAAAATGGTGGGAAAGCTACAACTTGACAAGCTGAAGCTTCTCCAACCTTCAACATCATTCCTTGGCCACAAAATGGCACCAAATTATTTTAATCCTAAATATGGGTGGGAAAAAAGGCAAATAGATGACTTTTACAGAAATAATGGAATAGGTACTCTAAAAACATCAATGAATAAGCAATTTTGTGTGGgttcaccataaaaaaaaaaaacattgcaatgGCAACcaatctaataaataaatagggaaTTTTAAATTGGAAAGGTGGAATTTGTGATACAGGTGTAATGCTGTAGCCAAGGAATATAATTCTGGACCATCCCCCCCCAAACCCACATTCGTCTCCTCACCTCACCGGCCGAGTTCATAAGGTGCTTCCTGCTGAGTGTAGTGTTCAGCGTGTTGTTGTGACTCATCATGGGTGTCTTCATGAACACAAAGTCACTCCTGCTGGATATGGTGGAGTAGCACGGTCTGTAAGTGCGCGTGTGCGGATCCTGGGGGCCTCCCACCACCTCCATGTATCGGATGGGCCCGTCCGTGTTGAGCTGCAGGTGCAGGTCCTTGCTGGGCCTTTGGTGGTAGCGGCCGGACCGCTGGTTACCGTAGCAACAGTAGCAGCAGTCGGAGTCGCCCACCCCGTGCTCGCGGTGCCTCAAGCAACGCACGATGAGGACAGCGAAAGTGATAAAAGACACACCTGACACACAGGCGAGGGAAATGATGAGGTACAAGGTGATGTCCGACAACCCGTTGCGCGGGGAGAACGGCGCGTGGTGAGGTCTCGCCGGAGCGTCATCCGCTGCGGCCTTCTCGTCCACGGTCACCGTGATATTCACCCAGCAGGACTTTGGCGGCTCGCCATTGTCTTGGATGATGACCACAATGTCATAAGTGGAAccttcttcctcctcatccCACTTGCGGGCTGTGCGCAGGTCGCCAGAGTGCGCCCCGATACGGAACATGCCAGCGTGCAGCCCCGGGGCGATGGAGTAAAACAACCAAGCGTTGTGCCCGCTGTCGGCATCCACCCCCACAAGTTTGTTTATGAGATACCCCGGGCCCGCAGACGGGGGCACACTCAGCTGCATTCCTTTGTCTTGTGGAAACGCAGGGTGGACGATGATGGGTGCGTTGTCGTTCACATCCACCACAAACACATGGACGGTGACGTTGGCGGTCCTGGGGGGCGTCCCGGCGTCCCGGGCCTGGACCTCGATACGGAAGGCCTTGAGCTGCTCGTGATCCAAGGAACGCATGCTGATGATGTGGCCGCTCTCTGGGTTAATGTAGACATAGGAGGAGATGGGTGAGCCTTGGACCATGCTGGGAAGAATGGAGTAGGTGATGCGAGCATTGTCCCCCAGATCCGGGTCTGTTGCTGATACAGCTGTGATGGGGGTGCTCGGGGCATTATTCTCAGGAATGTCCACCGAGTAGGAGTTTTGGGAGAAGGTGGGGGAGTTGTCGTTGACGTCAGAGAGCTTCACCACGAAGTTGGTTTGCGACGACAGCGGGGGCGAGCCGCCGTCAGTGGCCTTGATGACCACCTTGTACTCAGACTCGGCCTCACGGTCGAGGGGCCCAGCTGTGGTGAGGCTGTAGTGCATGCCAAATGCTGAGTTGAGTTTGAATGGCAGACCTTGCGGAATGCTTAAACTAACCTCCCCGTTCTTGCCCGAGTCCAGATCCCGAGCACTGATGAGAGCAATCACCGTCTCAGGGGCGGCGTCTTCTCGGATGGGGCTTGTGAGTGACGTCAGAGTGACCTCTGGCACGTTGTCGTTGACGTCGATGACGTCCACGATGACGTTGCAGGAGCCCTCCATCGCTGGGGAGCCGCCATCTCGGGCCTGCACCGTGATGTGATAGGATGTCGCTTTCTCGTAATCCACCTCGCCGTTCACACGAATTTCCCCACTCTTCGTATCCACGGTGAAAAGTTTAACGACACGATCTGGCGTGTATTTACTAAACATGAATGATATTTCTCCATTGCGATCCGAATCCACGTCCGTGGCGTTCAATTTCGTCACTAAAGTGCCCAGTGCGACATTCTCTAACAGGCTCACTTTGTTGACAGACTCCTCAAAAATAGGTGCGTTGTCGTTTACATCCAAAATTTTAATGAGAAGCAGCGTGGAGCCTGATTTTTGCGGCTGCCCCCCATCCACAGCCGTCAGCAGCAGCTCAAAGGAGGCCTGCGCCTCCCTGTCAAGCAATTTGTCCACCACAAGCTCTGGAAACTTGCTGCCGTCACTTTTAGTCTCaacattcaatttaaaaaagtcattttctgcGAGGTGGTATGTGCGTAATGAGTTGGTACCCACGTCTGGGTCGTGCGCGCTCTCCAAGCGGAACCTCGTGCCCTGCGCGGCGGCCTCTGACACCTCCAAAGACACGCTGCTGGTTGAAAACTTCGGAGCGTTGTCGTTCACGTCCACAATGTCCACCACGACGCGCTGGATCTCCAAAGGATCCGACAAAAGTATTTGAAGATGTAATGAGCAGGACGAGCTCAACTCGCACATCTGCTCTCTGTCAATCTGCTGTTGAATCACCAAATCTCCGCTAGCTTGCCTCACCTCGAAATACTGAGTGCCCGATTCGGACATCACCCGCAGACCCCTTTGGATAATCCCCTGCGTGCTCAGGCCGAGATCTTTAGCGATGTTCCCCACGACGGATCCCGGACTGAGCTCCTCCGACACAGAGTAGCTGAGCTGGGCGGAGGCGGAGGAGAGGCAGGCTAGAAAGCAGCAGAGCCGCGACAGCTGGCTCCCTCCTCCGGGGCGCTTTCTCTGCCTGGAGTCCATTGTCCGGGAAAACGATGAAACTTCTTCCCTCACCGTTTAGTATCCATGATCATTTTGGGTTAAGACGAGCCCGTCCGGTTCGGTGGTGAGTTTATCCGCTTGACGGGAGTAACGGGAAGTTTTGACGCGATCATGACCACCGACTTTCACGAGAAAACGAGGCCGAAAACTCAACTATTTTCCCCCACTCCGACCTCGCTCTGGCTCCTCTCTCCCGCCTCGCTCCACTCGTGGGCGGGGAGAGGACAGAGAGGCCTTCCCCCTCATTtggaacacacacactgacacacgcacacgccaGTCTCACGCACTCACCCATCCAAATGCACACGCACGCCACTGAAacttttcccactgttttgtggGAACTAACAACAAAAGCTGATaggatgaaaaataaaaataaaacatgcaaataattaagttcctaatgaaaaaaatacaactgaaaGGCAACCAAGACACATTCCAGTGTGCCTTTTGGTCATTCACTTGTTGCGAGTGGTGTGGGGGGGAAAAGTTGTGAAAATACTTTCACCCAAAAGGGGGCGCCATATCCAAACTCACAAATTGTACCAAAAGGAGCACAATTTAGACCGGTCAAATTTGTGGTCTATTTAACTGAATAACAAGCaaattaaatagattttttaaatcaatgtatatttcccaaaacaCAGAGAAACTTCTTCCTTAAAGATGTTCATATTTTGGGTTTTGGAAGAGCCTTTCTCGAATATTAAGGTTCAAGACGGATGTCCTGCCTGATTAAGATGCAGAAACATTGAGattaaaaataagaacaaataggCCTATTGTAAAATGAGCAAAACAACTCAACCCTCTATGGACGCTCCTCACTGTTAACGTCACACAAACAATTTAATATGCTGCatgggctggactggccatctggtatACAGGGCACATGCCCGGTGGGCAGATGAAGTGCTTTTTagttattattttcctccattttaccctaaatgactggcccacaatttagagggactaGTCCAAGAATCTATTTTGAATATAaacagcaaactgaaccaacatcaGTCAAATTATCAGTGGCAGAACAATGTGTTAGACAGGTATGGCTAGGAGGAGTCGGGCCGGGCAAGGCCGGTGAGcataagtcaaaatgccagggccatttttttttttgtgtgtcagccATGTATCCCTGTGCTGATTTCACACTAATACAACTACTGATCATAATTTAAATGGCCTATACACTGCAtgttgtttgattttgtttatGGCGAAATAATTTTTGCGCAACATGTCAATCAAATTGAAATAGTGCCAtttactaaacaaacacaaaaatgcccTCAACTCTAAGATGTCACTTAATTTGACAATTATCTGCTCACCTGCTGGCTCTCAAAGGTCCAGGTGCTGTCAGGTAACGAGGCATCCAGGACGCTGATGACCTCCTTAAAGTCAGTGGTGCTGCTGGGCTTGACCAAAGTGAAATCACTGTACTCTGACATGGGAGACATGCACGACCTGAAGGAGTGACTCTGAGACATGACGTCACCTCCCAGAACCTCCACGTACTTGATGGGTCCATCGGTGTTGAGCTGAATGTGCAGATTTCTGTTGGGCTTCTTGTCCTCGTGGCAGTGTGTCCGTCTGACGCAGCAAGTGGCGCCGCTCGTGCTGCTCCTCATGCATTTGACGGCCAAGATGAGCAAAGTGAGCAGAGACAGCACGGACACCGAGGCCAGAGCCACAATCAAATAAAGCGTGATTCTGCCGCCTTTCTTGCCGGCCTCGGACGCCTTGTGTCTCAGCTCCAACACGGGCTCGCTCACAGTCACGCCGTCCTCCAGCAGGATGGACAGCGTGACGGTGGCCGACTGGACCGGTTCCCCGTCGTCCTTGACCTCTACGATCAGCCTCTGAGAGGAGTCGTCGTGCTCGGACACGGCGCGTTTAGTCCTCACCTCCCCTGTGTACAAATTGAGCGTGAACAGAGAGGCGTCCGTGGCCTCCGCCACTTTGTACGAGATCCACGCGTTGTGGCCCGAGTCGGCGTCCACGGCCGTCACCTTGGTGAGCAGGTGGCCCGCCTTGGCCGAGCGGGGCACCCTCAGGTGGGAGGCGGCGTGGGGGGAGGGGTAGATGACAGCGGGGGCGTTGTCGTTCTGGTCCAGGATGAAAACATGGACGCTGGCGTTGCTGCTGAGGGACGGAGAGCCCTGGTCCTTGGCCTCGACCCGAACCTCGAACACTTTGACTTTCTCGTAGTCAAACGAGTGCATGCTGTAGATGCTGCCGTTCTCGGAGTTCACGTAAACGTACGACGACACGGACACGTCGTGCACTTTAGAGTCCACGATGGAATAAGACACTTTGGCGTTTTCACCGGCATCCAGGTCACTGGCAGACACCGAGTACAGTATAGAGCCTGCTACTCCGTTCTCTTTCAAATAAACATTATACGAGCTCTGAGAGAATACAGGAGGGTTGTCATTAACATCAGTGATGCTGACAGTTATCATTTTCTTACTAGAGAGAGGAGGCGAGCCTGCATCAGTAGCTGTTATCTCAATATTATACTCAGACAGTCTCTCTCGGTCTAAAGCACCGCTGGTTACCAGCGCGTAATTATTAGAAAATGAACTTTTTAGGTCAAAAGGAGAGCCTTTTTTCAGGTGTAACGTCACATTACTATTATTACCCGAGTCAAGATCACGAGCACTTATGAGGGCGACAACAGTTCCACTTGGTGCGTCCTCACGAACAGGTTTTGGCTGAGAGGTGAGGACAATTTCAGGAGGGTTATCATTGAAGTCCATCACATCAACCTGCACACGACAATGACCCTCCATCTCAGGGCTGCCTTTATCTTTAGCAGTTATGTCAATGTCATATGACTTTGTTGTCTCATAGTCTAACTCCCCTTTCAAAGTGATCTCACCAGTAATGGGATTTATATCAAACAAGGACAACACAGAATTGGGAGTTGCAGAGGCAAATGAGAAACCAATTTCACCATTCGAACCTTCATCTGCATCTGTTGCTTTTGGTTTAATAATAACAGTCCCTTTTACACAATTTTCACTCACAGTTACTTTGTAGAGATTTTTCTCAAAAACCGGAAAGTTATCATTGCTGTCAAGTACATTTATGGTAATTTCTGAAGTGCCTGATCTAGCCGGACTTCCCCCATCAAATGCAgttaataatattttatgtacAGCATTCTTCTCTCTGTCCAAAGGCTTGTCTAGCACGAGCTCAGGGACACGCTTTCCACCctctatttcttttattttaagggAACAGCAGTCATTTTTACTGAGAGTATATGATTTAATTGCGTTGCTTCCTACATCTGGGTCCGCTGCGCTCTTCAAAGGAAAACGCCTGCCCACAGCTGCAGATTCGGCTAAATTGAACGATaactcatttgaaacaaaactgggAGAGTTATCATTAATGTCTCGTATTTCAACCTCGATTCTATGCAACTGCAACGGGTCCTCGATGACGACCTGCAGGGGGAGCACGCAGCCGGCGCTTTGTCCGCATAAAGCCTCTCTGTCTATTCTGTCGTTGACCAGCAGCTCGCCCTTCCCCGCATCCACGCTGAAATACTGCTTACCAGCCTCAGAGGCGACGCGCAGCTTGCGCTCAAAAATCTCAGAAAGCCCCAAAGAAAGATCCTTGGCCAAATTTCCCACCACGGAACCCCGTTTGAGCTCCTCTGGGATGCTGTAGCGAGTCTGCGCATTCACTGTAGTCCACATCAATAGAAAATGCCACAAAAGAGCCTGCCATCGCCAGTCCCGACATCCTATTGTCTTTGTCATCCTCGTTTCAGTAAAATGCATCAATTCCCATCCAGAGAAAAAGAGATCAAAAGGACAAAATCCATATTCCAAGCACGTGACAAAGTcaaacaacatccatccataataaaaatgaaataaagtatAATGCCACTACATGGCGGATATACATCCTCTCCTCCCGACACTGAGCATTGTGTGTTGCTCAGTCGTATGGGGGAAGGAGAAGATCTCTTTGTACAGTTCGGATTGCTATTGGCGCACAGCATCCATCCGCTCGGCCAATCAGGGACGCTCTCGGTATCACTGTTACACACCAACATACACGCGCACAGCTTCTTGCATGCACTCAATGGAGAGCAAGAAGAGCACAGAGAGAATATCTAAACaaattttttataatataatccattgatttaaaaaaaaaaaacatggagatAACTGAATATTATACACACCCGCTaatctaattattttttaaatgagctggatgaaaatattaaaagatCAATTATGAATGAAAGACCGCACGTGCTTTAAACCAGATTATTAACGCGTCATAtcaagttattttattattattattattgttattattatcatcattattattatcattattattatcattattattattattgtcacgtTTGGTGGtgggcgggaaaaaaaataatataagtgACCATGCAGCCTTTGTCATATATGGATATCATGAGATTAATTTCATTATGTAAAGAAATGAATATTACTCTTGTAAACTTCAGCATTTCAAGTTATTATAACGAAATTCATTTAAGGAAGTTTCTCCAGTTTGCAAGCGGTCAGTATTATTGGCACTGGACAGTGTCGCTGTCCATTGCCGGGGAGCTGAAACACTCAGCCTGAAATGACCAAGACGTTTCCATGTTTGTCaagcatgattatttttttaattttttttaacacaacgtTTAGTTATATGAAAGCACACGTTAAAATATATCTAAAGACTAAACaaatgatgtggtttttctgtTCTGGCTTTTGTCCAGTGTGTGTTaacttaaaattaataaatttctTGCATGATCCTGCTCACCTGCTGGCTCTCAAAGGTCCAAGTGCTGTCGGGTAAAGAGGCATCCAGGACGCTGATGACCTCCTTAAAGTCAGTGGTGCTGCTGGGCTTGACCAAAGTGAAATCACTGTACTCTGACATGGGAGACATGCACGACCTGAAGGAGTGACTCTGAGACATGACGTCACCTCCCAGAACCTCCACGTACTTGATGGGTCCATCGGTGTTGAGCTGAATGTGCAGATTTCTGTTGGGCTTCTTGTCCTCGTGGCAGTGTGTCCGTCTGACGCAGCAAGTGGCGCCGCTCGTGCTGCTCCTCATGCATTTGACGGCCAAGATGAGCAAAGTGAGCAGAGACAGCACGGACACCGAGGCCAGAGCCACAATCAAATAAAGCGTGATTCTGCCGCCTTTCTTGCCGGCCTCGGACGCCTTGTGTCTCAGCTCCAACACGGGCTCGCTCACAGTCACGCCGTCCTCCAGCAGGATGGACAGCGTGACGGTGGCCGACTGGACCGGTTCCCCGTCGTCCTTGACCTCTACGATCAGCCTCTGAGAGGAGTCGTCGTGCTCGGACACGGCGCGTTTAGTCCTCACCTCCCCTGTGTACAAATTGAGCGTGAACAGAGAGGCGTCCGTGGCCTCCGCCACTTTGTACGAGATCCACGCGTTGTGGCCCGAGTCGGCGTCCACGGCCGTCACCTTGGTGAGCAGGTGGCCCGCCTTGGCCGAGCGGGGCACCCTCAGGTGGGAGGCGGCGTGGGGGGAGGGGTAGATGACAGCGGGGGCGTTGTCGTTCTGGTCCAGGATGAAAACATGGACGCTGGCGTTGCTGCTGAGGGACGGAGAGCCCTGGTCCTTGGCCTCGACCCGAACCTCGAACACTTTGACTTTCTCGTAGTCAAACGAGTGCATGCTGTAGATGCTGCCGTTCTCGGAGTTCACGTAAACGTACGACGACACGGACACGTCGTGCGCTTTAGAGTCCACGATGGAATAAGACACTTTGGCGTTTTCGCCGGCATCCAGGTCACTTGCAGACACCGAGTACAGTATAGAGCCTGCTACTCCGTTCTCTTTCAAATAAACATTATACGAGCTCTGAGAGAATACAGGAGGGTTGTCATTAACATCAGTGATGCTGACTGCTATCATTTTCTTACTAGAGAGAGGAGGAGAGCCTGAATCAGTGGCTGTTATTTCAATATTATACTTAGATATACTCTCGCGGTCTAAAGCACCACTTGTGACAAGTTCATAATTTTTGGAGAAAGATGGCTTCAGTGAAAAAGGTGAGCCATTAGGTAGCTGCAGTGTAACTTTGCTATTATTACCCGAGTCAACGTCTTTGACACTAATCAAAGCCACCACGGTGCCTGGTGGAGCATCTTCTTGAACAGGACTGGGTTTAGAAGTCAAAACAATTTCGGGAGCATTATCATTTATATCTTCTATATGAAGCTGCAGGCGACAATGGCCCTCCATTTCAGGCACACCTTTGTCTTTTGCAGTTATATCAATTAGATAAGATGGGAAAGCCTCGTAGTCTAGCTCCccttttaaaacaatttgtCCAGTTTGTTCATCAATTTCAAATGTGGCTAAAACAGCTTCAGGAGTTCGAGAACCAAAATAATACTTAATTTCACTGTTAACACCTTGGTCAATATCTGTAGCTTTTACTCTCATTACAAATGTTCCCTTTGTGCAATTTTCCTTAAGGGAAACTTTGTACTCTTTTTCATCAAATATAGGGACATTGTCATTATTATCAAGCACATCAATTATAATTTTACATGTTCCCGATTTTACAGGGTTTCCTCCATCCAGTGCTGTTAATATCAGCTGATGAATGGACATATTTTCCCTGTCCAGTGATTTTTCTAATACCAATTCCGGGGCACTCGGGccattcttttcatttttaaatttcaaagaaaaataatcgtttttcaTTAGAGTGTAGCTTTTCAAAGAATTGCCACCGGCATCAGGGTCCTCTGCATTTTCTAAAGGAAAACGTGTACCCACTGCAACGGATTCTggtattttaatattaatttctTGCGTTGGAAAACGAGGTGAATTGTCATTCATGTCCTTAATTTCTACTTCAATTCGATGCGACCGCAAAGGTTTTTCCACCACCACTTGCAGAGGCAGCACGCAGGTGGCGCTTTGTCCGCATAAAGCCTCTCTGTCTATCCTGTCGTTGACCAGCAGCTCGCCCTTCCCCGCATCCACGCTGAAATACTGCTTACCAGCCTCAGAGGCGACACGCAGCTTGCGCTCAAAAATCTCAGAAAGCCCCAAAGACAGATCTTTGGCCACATTTCCCACCACGGAACCTTTTTTAAGCTCCTCTGGGATGCTGTAACGAGTCTGAGCATCCACTGTAGTCCACAAAAGAAAATGCCACAAAAGAGCCTGCCATCGCCAGTCCCGACATCCTATTGTCTTTGTCATCCTTGCTCCGTTACAACGCAAACATCCTCATCAACATTCCCTTCACGGCGATTTTTACATCCATACAAAGGGGGGTATATCCACTGTAAATATTTCAAGCCATCTGAACTcctaaattgaattaatttcgatgttaaaaaaaataccagctGATTCCTTTCTGTCTGTGCTGCAGCGCATTCTGCCTGTCCGTGTGAGCTGCGTGGGGGCTGGGACTAGATTGCTTTGTACAGTCTTCGATTCTATTGGTTCACAGCCTGTACTTCCACCAGCCAATGAGAATAAAGCTGATCTCCATAAGCTCTTAAAGTCACAGCTCTTTCCGTCCCTATAATGCAACACTGACAATGGTGTCACCTAAATATgttaagttaaatgaaaaaataatatcCGACAATTTTTTCAACTTCCATTCATTAAATATGAGACAGTTTCAATTTTACATGCATAACAATCACGTTggcaataatttatttttgttgcttatGCTCTCCTTCCCTGGTGCTGAATTGTTTCTGTGTCTCAAACAAGTCCCCGTGTGATAACACGACTTGCTCACTCAAAAAAGCTACCATGACAAGAATAAGCCTTTTAATTgtttaaataacaataataataataataataacaataataataataacaacaataacaataacaataacaataataataataataaataattatttgagATTGATCTAATTGGCAAGGACTAACAAAAGCAAAGTTTTAGAATAAAATTAAACTCTTCATAGAGGCAAATTATGCAGTACGTTGTTCTAATTGTACAAAAATAAGTTAAAGTAGAACATTGCACATTTAGTAATTCGACTTTAAGTCGCTGTCCACATTCTCGTGGTGCTGATTTTAGAAGAAGACCATAAGGCAGTTCTTTGTTTTAACACTATGATACGCCTAAATTTCAAGTGATTGTTTTGgggttagtttttaatttactcAAGCACTTTCTGTGACAATAGGTCCTCATGGGGTCCTTTGAGTCAGAACGTCTTTTATGACATAATCCCAAACACCAGTAATACAAAATTAGAACGGAAATAATTGATTATCACGTTGTTGCATCGAGACATTTTGTTGGAGAGACATTTGCGGTCTCTTAGTACTTTAACACAAACTTGCAACCTGTGGAAACtttagtgtttttaaaaaatagctgCCAAAGGTGATTCTAATTTAGCCAATGCATGGGCCTACCCTATTTCACAGCTATGGTATTAACCATATTGATTGTATTTAAggcaaatgcattttttgaagaaaaaaagcctaaaCCGAAGTTAACTGACATTAATTATGCAATTTATATTTGAGCCAACGTGAGCTTACAATGTTGAGATGTTATTGCGTGCTTCACACTTTTACTTAAATTATCTATTCATAGTTTAAATAAAGACAATAAATGTTCTCTGATGCCACCAGTttacgaagaaaaaaaagtagacaGCCCATGTGATCAAAtcgtatcaaaagaaatgttagAATGCAAGAAACTAACCagtataaaaataactgaagGATTTGTTCGAACACAACTCAAGTTCTTTGTCACAATAAACGCATGCGCTCTAAAAGTCACTGTCCGTGGTGCTGAATTGTTTCAGCATGCCAAATGCATCAGATTGACATTTCTTTACTCAAACAAGAATGCAGCTCTTGCAATTGCAAAACTAAGGTTAAAAGTAGGGACCTGAGTGCTCTAAAACAGAATGTGCTCATATAAGATCAAATGAGCATGAGCGACTAGAAGAAGAAATCACGGTTGAGGTGCATGAGGAGGAATCAGAGTTGCATTTTGTACTTGAGTGCAAACAAAAGTAGAGCTCACCTGCTGGCTCTCAAAGGTCCAAGTGCTGTCGGGTAACGAGGCATCCAGGACGCTGATGAC includes these proteins:
- the LOC144025487 gene encoding protocadherin gamma-C5-like isoform X4, with translation MLFDFVTCLEYGFCPFDLFFSGWELMHFTETRMTKTIGCRDWRWQALLWHFLLMWTTVNAQTRYSIPEELKRGSVVGNLAKDLSLGLSEIFERKLRVASEAGKQYFSVDAGKGELLVNDRIDREALCGQSAGCVLPLQVVIEDPLQLHRIEVEIRDINDNSPSFVSNELSFNLAESAAVGRRFPLKSAADPDVGSNAIKSYTLSKNDCCSLKIKEIEGGKRVPELVLDKPLDREKNAVHKILLTAFDGGSPARSGTSEITINVLDSNDNFPVFEKNLYKVTVSENCVKGTVIIKPKATDADEGSNGEIGFSFASATPNSVLSLFDINPITGEITLKGELDYETTKSYDIDITAKDKGSPEMEGHCRVQVDVMDFNDNPPEIVLTSQPKPVREDAPSGTVVALISARDLDSGNNSNVTLHLKKGSPFDLKSSFSNNYALVTSGALDRERLSEYNIEITATDAGSPPLSSKKMITVSITDVNDNPPVFSQSSYNVYLKENGVAGSILYSVSASDLDAGENAKVSYSIVDSKVHDVSVSSYVYVNSENGSIYSMHSFDYEKVKVFEVRVEAKDQGSPSLSSNASVHVFILDQNDNAPAVIYPSPHAASHLRVPRSAKAGHLLTKVTAVDADSGHNAWISYKVAEATDASLFTLNLYTGEVRTKRAVSEHDDSSQRLIVEVKDDGEPVQSATVTLSILLEDGVTVSEPVLELRHKASEAGKKGGRITLYLIVALASVSVLSLLTLLILAVKCMRSSTSGATCCVRRTHCHEDKKPNRNLHIQLNTDGPIKYVEVLGGDVMSQSHSFRSCMSPMSEYSDFTLVKPSSTTDFKEVISVLDASLPDSTWTFESQQQKPPNNDWRFNQGARPGPSGAAGGPEVAMGTGPWPQPPTEAEQLQALMAAANVSEATGTLGPGTMGLSTRYSPQFTLQHVPDYRQNVYIPGSTATLTSNPQQQQQQAMAQQAGQQALPPPQPGQPEPPKAAQTPASKKKSTKKEKK
- the LOC144025487 gene encoding protocadherin gamma-C5-like isoform X2; translated protein: MLFDFVTCLEYGFCPFDLFFSGWELMHFTETRMTKTIGCRDWRWQALLWHFLLMWTTVNAQTRYSIPEELKRGSVVGNLAKDLSLGLSEIFERKLRVASEAGKQYFSVDAGKGELLVNDRIDREALCGQSAGCVLPLQVVIEDPLQLHRIEVEIRDINDNSPSFVSNELSFNLAESAAVGRRFPLKSAADPDVGSNAIKSYTLSKNDCCSLKIKEIEGGKRVPELVLDKPLDREKNAVHKILLTAFDGGSPARSGTSEITINVLDSNDNFPVFEKNLYKVTVSENCVKGTVIIKPKATDADEGSNGEIGFSFASATPNSVLSLFDINPITGEITLKGELDYETTKSYDIDITAKDKGSPEMEGHCRVQVDVMDFNDNPPEIVLTSQPKPVREDAPSGTVVALISARDLDSGNNSNVTLHLKKGSPFDLKSSFSNNYALVTSGALDRERLSEYNIEITATDAGSPPLSSKKMITVSITDVNDNPPVFSQSSYNVYLKENGVAGSILYSVSASDLDAGENAKVSYSIVDSKVHDVSVSSYVYVNSENGSIYSMHSFDYEKVKVFEVRVEAKDQGSPSLSSNASVHVFILDQNDNAPAVIYPSPHAASHLRVPRSAKAGHLLTKVTAVDADSGHNAWISYKVAEATDASLFTLNLYTGEVRTKRAVSEHDDSSQRLIVEVKDDGEPVQSATVTLSILLEDGVTVSEPVLELRHKASEAGKKGGRITLYLIVALASVSVLSLLTLLILAVKCMRSSTSGATCCVRRTHCHEDKKPNRNLHIQLNTDGPIKYVEVLGGDVMSQSHSFRSCMSPMSEYSDFTLVKPSSTTDFKEVISVLDASLPDSTWTFESQQQKPPNNDWRFNQGARPGPSGPHMPYGTHIRWTPKSGTRAAGGPEVAMGTGPWPQPPTEAEQLQALMAAANVSEATGTLGPGTMGLSTRYSPQFTLQHVPDYRQNVYIPGSTATLTSNPQQQQQQAMAQQAGQQALPPPQPGQPEPPKAAQTPASKKKSTKKEKK